The genomic segment TGCTGGAGCAGATCGTTCTGGCGGAGCCTTTTTTAACCAAATAACTTTTACGGTATGAAACAAAAATCCTGGCATCTGGATCGGAGAACCCTGTTGAAATCGATGGGCGTCACCATGGCCTTGCCGTGGCTGGAATGCATGAGTTGGGGCGCCAACAATCCGGTGGCGCGGAAGCGCTTCTTCGGTGGCTTCTTTGCCTACGGCGTGCCGATGCCCGCGGATGATGCGCCCGATCGCCTGGAGAACGGCTGGTTTCCGGTCGGCACCGGCAAAGACTACGTCGCGCCGGAGATGCACAAGAGCATCATGCCGATGCGGGATAAGATTACGTTTCTATCCGGGCTGTCGCATCCCTCCATGCGAACCACCTCCGCCCATAAGGGCGCGGATTATTTTCTGACCGGCGCCAATATTCTCAAGACGTACGACAAACAAACCATCTCGATCGATCAACACGTAGCCCAATCGCTCGGGCAAGACACGCGCTTTCAATCGATGGTGTTGTCCTCCTTTGGCGGAGTGAACCGACCGTACCGTTCCTCGACCTTGTCCTTTGACCGGGCGGGGCGACCGATTCCGGCATTGAATAATCCGGCTGAAATTTTCCGCCGCATGTTCGGAGCCCCCACGGCGGCTGAACGCAATGCACTCGCTAGTCGCGGCAGTGTGATTGATGAAATACTCAGTGAAGCCAAGGATTTGAACCGCCGGCTGGGTACCAGTGATCGGCGGAAGATGGACGAGTATTTATCCTCCGTGCGTGAGGTGGAAAAGATGACCGAACGCGCCGTTCAATGGCAGGGCACGCCCAAGGCCAAGGTGGATGCCAAGAGTCTTGATTTGTCCGTGAATGTTACGGCCCCGCGCGAATACCTCACGGCGATGTACGATCTCATGGCGTTGGCATTCCGAACTGACACCACGCGCGTGGCCTCGTTCCAGACGGCCTGCGAAGAGGGCGGGTTGACCGATCGGTTTCCGTCCGCGCTCGGTCTGGGGAATTCCTCCCACAAACTGTCGCACGAAAAGAAAAACTACGGCGACGTGGCCAAGTAC from the Limisphaerales bacterium genome contains:
- a CDS encoding DUF1552 domain-containing protein, which gives rise to MKQKSWHLDRRTLLKSMGVTMALPWLECMSWGANNPVARKRFFGGFFAYGVPMPADDAPDRLENGWFPVGTGKDYVAPEMHKSIMPMRDKITFLSGLSHPSMRTTSAHKGADYFLTGANILKTYDKQTISIDQHVAQSLGQDTRFQSMVLSSFGGVNRPYRSSTLSFDRAGRPIPALNNPAEIFRRMFGAPTAAERNALASRGSVIDEILSEAKDLNRRLGTSDRRKMDEYLSSVREVEKMTERAVQWQGTPKAKVDAKSLDLSVNVTAPREYLTAMYDLMALAFRTDTTRVASFQTACEEGGLTDRFPSALGLGNSSHKLSHEKKNYGDVAKYIAFLNEMHANFIKKLDSIQEGNSTLLDNTLCFYGCATSKTHRATNYPIILSGGKNMGFTHGSHLNYSDSIPLSNLFVTISNQLSRPTERFADSTADITEVLG